A single Anopheles arabiensis isolate DONGOLA chromosome 2, AaraD3, whole genome shotgun sequence DNA region contains:
- the LOC120902539 gene encoding ribosome biogenesis protein BOP1 homolog, which yields MVANKERAIKRKAPEGGAKPEPITSKQEPLDESNDEDNSNESDYESDKENLLGSIENEGEDSSDSDGEYATDDDEDDVLSFESLNSDGEEEDEEEDAGATLEEVEREAEEDDDEEDGEDDEEADSADDVNSDSSPEEDEGDLEDSSDEELEEEEEEEAKENGKEKPAKAKAERKQREEQFESDDEPLPDDLKLGRIEDVLGTGEKKTRGLGVFPPVPKRKGKAAQDEYAAGDTSDEEDIRNTVGNIPMHWYDEYKHVGYDWDAKKIIKAKKGDAIDDFLQRMEDPNFWRTVTDPQTGQKVVLSDEDIGLIKRIMSGRNPDAEYDDYEPFIEWFTSEVEKMPIRNIPESKRSFLPSKAEKHKIGRYVHALKMGWMKTMAEKRRLEAIRRQPKFYMLWTTDHGKEEMRRIHDHVAAPKRMLPGHAESYNPPPEYLFDEKELEEWNKLANQPWKRKRAYVPQKYNSLREVPGYTRYVKERFLRCLDLYLAPRMRRSRVAVGAEYLIPKLPSPRDLQPFPTLQNLIYTGHTSLIRCISVEPKGEYIVTGSDDMTVKIWEISTARCIRTIPTGDIVRSVAWCPNSKISLVAAASGKRVLLINPKVGDYMLVKKTDDLLTEAPRSDTVDSERIRSAVQWGEVTEEEKKLGVRIVITHFREVRQVTWHGRGDYFATVMPDGAYRSVMIHQLSKRRSQVPFSKSKGLIQCVLFHPIKPCLFVATQRHIRVYDLVKQLMMKKLYPGCKWISSMAIHPKGDNLLIGTYEKRLMWFDLDLSTKPYQQLRIHNAAIRSVAFHPRYPLFASAGDDRSVIVSHGMVYNDLLQNPLIVPLRRLKNHAVVNDFSVFDVVFHPTQPWVFSSGADNTVRLYT from the exons ATGGTCGCCAACAAAGAGCGGGCGATAAAACGGAAAGCACCCGAGGGGGGAGCGAAGCCGGAACCGATCACCTCCAAACAGGAACCGCTGGATGAGTCGAACGACGAGGACAACAGCAACGAAAGTGACTACGAGTCGGACAAG GAAAATCTACTCGGAAGTATTGAGAATGAGGGTGAAGATAGTAGCGATTCGGACGGCGAGTACGCCACGGAcgacgatgaggatgatgtGTTGAGTTTTGAGAGCCTCAACTCGGACGGGGAGGAAGAGGACGAAGAAGAGGATGCGGGAGCGACACTGGAGGAAGTGGAACGCGAAGCGGAAGAGGATGACGATGAAGAAGACGGTGAGGATGATGAGGAAGCCGACTCGGCCGATGATGTGAACAGCGACAGCTCGCCGGAGGAAGATGAAGGCGACCTGGAGGATAGCAGCGACGAAGAactggaagaggaagaagaagaagaagcaaaagaaaatgggaaggaaaaaccAGCGAAAGCGAAAGCGGAACGAAAGCAGCGTGAAGAACAGTTCGAATCGGACGATGAACCACTGCCCGACGACCTGAAGCTGGGCCGGATCGAGGATGTGCTCGGTACGGGGGAGAAGAAAACGCGCGGCCTAGGTGTGTTTCCCCCTGTGCCGAAGCGGAAGGGCAAGGCAGCCCAGGATGAGTACGCCGCGGGCGATACGTCGGACGAGGAGGACATCCGCAATACGGTCGGCAACATACCGATGCACTGGTACGACGAGTACAAGCACGTCGGGTACGATTGGGACGCCAAGAAGATCATCAAGGCGAAGAAGGGCGACGCGATCGACGATTTCCTGCAGCGCATGGAGGATCCGAACTTCTGGCGCACGGTCACCGATCCACAAACCGGGCAGAAGGTGGTCCTGTCCGACGAGGACATCGGGCTGATCAAGCGCATCATGTCCGGGCGCAATCCGGACGCGGAGTACGACGATTACGAGCCGTTCATCGAGTGGTTCACGTCCGAGGTGGAAAAGATGCCGATACGCAACATCCCGGAGAGCAAGCGGTCGTTCCTGCCGAGCAAGGCGGAAAAGCACAAGATTGGCCGGTACGTGCACGCGCTCAAGATGGGCTGGATGAAGACGATGGCGGAGAAGCGCCGGCTGGAGGCGATCCGCCGGCAGCCCAAGTTCTACATGCTCTGGACGACCGACCACGGCAAGGAGGAGATGCGCCGCATACACGATCACGTGGCGGCGCCGAAGCGCATGCTGCCGGGCCACGCGGAATCGTACAACCCGCCGCCGGAGTATCTGTTCGACGAGAAGGAGCTGGAGGAGTGGAACAAGCTCGCCAACCAGCCGTGGAAGCGGAAGCGCGCGTACGTGCCGCAGAAGTACAACAGCTTGCGCGAGGTGCCGGGCTACACCCGGTACGTGAAGGAGCGGTTCCTGCGCTGTCTGGATCTGTATCTGGCGCCGCGCATGCGGCGGTCGCGCGTGGCTGTCGGGGCAGAGTATCTGATACCGAAGCTGCCGTCGCCGCGCGATCTGCAACCGTTCCCGACGCTCCAGAACCTGATCTACACCGGGCACACGAGCCTGATCCGGTGCATCAGCGTGGAGCCGAAGGGAGAGTACATCGTCACCGGGTCGGACGATATGACGGTTAAGA TTTGGGAAATATCGACCGCTCGCTGCATCCGCACCATCCCGACCGGGGACATTGTGCGTTCCGTTGCCTGGTGCCCGAACAGCAAGATATCGCTGGTGGCGGCGGCCAGCGGTAAGCGCGTGCTGCTCATCAACCCGAAGGTGGGCGACTACATGCTGGTGAAGAAGACGGACGATCTGCTGACGGAGGCACCCCGGTCCGACACGGTCGACAGCGAGCGCATCCGGTCGGCGGTCCAGTGGGGCGAGGTGacggaggaggagaagaagctgGGCGTGCGGATCGTGATCACACACTTCCGCGAGGTGCGCCAGGTGACGTGGCACGGGCGGGGCGACTACTTTGCCACCGTCATGCCGGACGGGGCGTACCGGTCGGTGATGATCCACCAGCTGTCCAAGCGCCGGTCCCAGGTACCGTTCTCGAAGAGCAAGGGTTTGATACAGTGCGTGCTGTTCCATCCGATCAAGCCGTGTCTGTTCGTGGCG ACCCAACGACACATCCGCGTGTACGATCTGGTGAAACAGTTGATGATGAAGAAGCTGTACCCGGGCTGCAAATGGATCTCGAGCATGGCGATCCATCCGAAGGGTGACAATCTGCTGATCGGCACGTACGAGAAGCGGCTGATGTGGTTCGATCTGGACCTCTCGACCAAACCGTACCAGCAGCTGCGCATACACAATGCCGCCATCCGCAGTGTGGCGTTCCATCCGCGCTATCCACTGTTTGCGTCCGCCGGCGACGATCGCAGCGTGATCGTTTCGCACGGTATGGTCTACAA TGATTTGCTGCAAAACCCACTGATCGTGCCACTGAGACGGCTGAAGAACCATGCGGTGGTGAACGATTTCTCCGTGTTTGACGTGGTGTTTCATCCGACCCAGCCGTGGGTGTTCTCGTCCGGTGCCGACAATACGGTGCGTTTGTACACGTAA
- the LOC120902517 gene encoding uncharacterized protein LOC120902517, with translation MDIFQNQCSESLGFDSMLSSNHLHSPLHDSPCSPTNPYAPSSPYFSSISQQPTGHTSGPNDVILPSIFVKIPTQINQQYQQQESRLLRSTHHSTASEIKCEERSDSIKSEIADTRVRLAGNGLASVDHRLPDVIDNYLNDTDRVEPAEVEPNVRTCDRCPFATLSEVRLSEHRRERHPGGGVGVGPQESQAEKLSCPVCENKFYKKAVLELHLTEDHEMLASEVVALGHSTVTTLQSERGTAPEVRIEPAIQQNCTEIPPGPPAAAPTATSTATHSKSRIYIKDVQLLKKPDVIAQESHDAQGQQLLSTEQEPSAIAHGTLQDSHQLSLGEDMLPSLDQSLELPPQQQPCAVSGNKIFIRNVSLLQNVNFVASAENMLTNGNGNRYGTAPPPSPQPPPPSSYLSMDCANDGSGALLDTINGGYGGTIAAQPAQSAVAQSSRGSRIYIKNVDILRNHPLIALDDPGVPCTNSLSTTTFSESIATSRASSCESIICTSTPPATMTEQQQPPTVPVGGSSSMTNNSLGAVSQANDQSLLHGTEISYATVGGDAMGNPARPLPLAVDQGSQNLLMLFSTSLDGTPGGGSVGEPNVSYLTASSNMTVQQGGEYGSLPQPPQPAQCDAQQQTSDDIPQQQPRKSKIFIKNISVLKQPTIHLKSVDEVNLMTYDELQNILPTVGGMSSQVGMDCGGDTIGGPLEQHEAHEQHTLDGANRLDKPFGGMIEMNAHHSPELVEHDNVEQHGDGDDDDVMDGYHESDLGYGELSDVCDFTEGFNDRDDPGGGGAGGAAGAGGIDMTACTANDDTNRNGHLVTESTHCEPTLPPGSGFTGDIILLQEESDASEKITPNHEWAAIVEPANGGGPPLGQDILQQPMEMSDVNEVNPLRREEDLLLGNSHPHVINLDPPNEYHPPVGDSEVLAAAVNPSIGETQQPVDALTPSQEETNVLGVTALAEPDRPRTRGRPKGAKQTGITKLKKLYTNLTVEEEGYKCDLKDCGVRFRQPDRLDYHRKCHVVAPDSPNPIHCPECGSLEFRNWNTLHTHLWREHAIDMELYACHLCSFKTPVLCRLNNTHMKIHSEERNFKCAICGKAFKNNKQLRNHRRWHREPQQQQQQQQQQPQHQEAPVLEEQQPVSQPPPVEEPPAIGPTQSNDASQGDKPKAKPTSIQQSTMKCVKCGLRFAGKRQLRTHMDAKHPTEAGEPGSTEVSAAKHRCLLCGMVFRTRYLLQSHAAKHSDEKRFKCEHCEYTTNDHNAFRRHKMRHSTKGGHMYKCSYCDYSSIQSTTYRKHLERMHAEVASALLYKCAKCPFVSISEAKYQLHRTKHQEEGGEARERPAALGVEPVQENDPEQQQRQCESVNSDVVIVEQQQQRDAVADGLSASPMDVELLGGDAAGGGLQIIQHPIIRPAMFANNFSKVDNFYGYQPAQQHGQPFAPSPRGMCPSPQVSCAVGLMPTPTTPIPVPVSGQLVTEQHEYVHLTNAVTGDVLMRELN, from the exons atggATATATTTCAAAACCAATGCAGCGAGAGCTTAGGCTTCGATTCGATG CTTTCGTCGAACCATCTACACTCACCGCTGCACGATTCGCCCTGTTCGCCGACGAACCCGTACGCACCATCGTCGCCCTACTTTTCCTCCATCTCGCAGCAGCCGACCGGCCACACCAGCGGACCAAACGATGTCATCCTGCCTAGCATTTTCGTTAAAATTCCGACCCAAATCAATCAGCAATACCAGCAGCAGGAAAGCCGGCTGCTACGATCTACCCATCATAGTACCGCGAGCGAAATCAAGTGTGAGGAACGGTCGGACTCGATCAAGAGCGAGATAGCCGATACGCGGGTACGGCTGGCGGGGAATGGTCTTGCCAGTGTCGACCACCGGCTGCCGGACGTAATCGATAACTATCTGAACGATACGGACCGGGTGGAGCCGGCGGAGGTGGAGCCGAACGTGCGCACGTGTGACCGATGCCCTTTTGCCACCCTTTCGGAGGTGCGGCTGAGCGAGCATCGACGCGAAAGGCATCCGGGGGGTGGTGTTGGCGTAGGGCCACAAGAGTCGCAGGCGGAAAAGCTAAGCTGTCCGGTGTGCGAGAacaaattctacaaaaaagcCGTGCTAGAGCTGCATCTTACCGAGGACCATGAAATGCTGGCCAGCGAGGTGGTAGCATTGGGCCACAGTACCGTTACAACCCTCCAGTCGGAAAGGGGTACTGCACCGGAAGTTAGAATCGAACCGGCGATTCAGCAGAACTGTACCGAGATTCCGCCGGGACCCCCAGCTGCTGCCCCTACGGCAACGTCCACGGCGACACACAGCAAAAGCCGGATCTACATAAAGGACGTGCAGTTGCTGAAAAAGCCGGACGTGATTGCGCAGGAAAGCCATGACGCGCAGGGCCAGCAGCTGCTGTCGACGGAGCAGGAACCGTCCGCGATAGCGCACGGTACGCTACAGGACAGCCATCAGCTGTCGCTCGGCGAGGACATGCTGCCATCGCTCGATCAGTCGCTGGAGCtaccgccgcagcagcaaccatgCGCCGTCAGCGGGAACAAAATCTTCATCCGCAACGTGTCGCTGCTGCAGAATGTGAATTTCGTCGCCTCGGCGGAAAACATGCTCACGAATGGGAACGGGAATCGGTACGGtacggcaccaccaccatcaccacaaccaccaccgccgTCCTCCTACCTGAGCATGGACTGTGCGAACGATGGTTCCGGGGCGCTGCTGGACACGATCAACGGTGGGTATGGTGGAACGATTGCAGCACAACCTGCTCAATCCGCAGTAGCACAATCATCACGGGGCAGTCGTATCTACATCAAAAACGTTGATATACTACGGAACCACCCGCTCATAGCGCTCGATGACCCCGGGGTGCCGTGCACGAATTCGCTCTCCACGACGACGTTTAGTGAGTCGATTGCGACGAGTAGAGCGAGTAGCTGCGAGAGTATTATCTGTACGTCCACACCACCGGCCACGATGacggaacagcagcaaccaccGACCGTGCCCGTAGGCGGATCATCGTCCATGACGAACAACTCCTTAGGAGCAGTGTCACAGGCGAACGATCAATCACTTTTGCATGGCACCGAAATTAGCTATGCCACCGTTGGAGGGGACGCGATGGGAAACCCGGCCCGGCCATTGCCACTAGCCGTGGATCAAGGTTCGCAGAACTTGCTGATGCTGTTTTCCACCTCGCTGGACGGTACGCCGGGTGGTGGATCGGTTGGCGAGCCCAACGTTTCCTACCTGACCGCAAGCTCCAACATGACCGTGCAGCAGGGTGGCGAGTACGGTTCGCTTccacaaccaccacaaccGGCACAGTGCGATGCTCAGCAGCAAACCAGCGACGACATACCGCAGCAACAGCCAAGGAAGAGCAAAATATTCATCAAAAACATCAGCGTGCTCAAGCAACCGACCATTCATCTGAAGTCGGTCGACGAGGTGAATCTGATGACGTACGACGAGCTGCAGAACATACTGCCTACCGTCGGCGGGATGTCCTCCCAGGTGGGGATGGACTGTGGAGGAGACACCATTGGTGGACCATTGGAGCAGCACGAAGCACACGAACAGCACACGCTGGACGGGGCGAACCGGTTGGACAAACCGTTCGGTGGGATGATTGAAATGAACGCGCACCATTCGCCCGAGCTGGTGGAGCACGATAATGTCGAACAGCACGGCGAtggcgacgacgatgacgttATGGATGGGTACCACGAGTCGGATCTCGGCTACGGTGAACTGAGCGATGTGTGCGACTTTACCGAAGGTTTCAACGATCGAGACGATCCCggcggaggaggagcaggaggagcagcaggagcCGGTGGTATCGATATGACGGCGTGCACAGCCAATGATGACACGAACCGTAACGGCCACTTGGTGACGGAATCGACCCACTGTGAGCCAACGCTTCCGCCCGGGTCCGGTTTTACGGGCGACATTATACTGCTGCAGGAAGAATCGGATGCAAGCGAGAAGATCACGCCGAACCACGAATGGGCCGCGATCGTCGAGCCGGCGAATGGCGGTGGGCCACCGTTGGGGCAggacattttgcagcaaccGATGGAAATGTCTGACGTCAACGAAGTTAATCCGTTGCGACGAGAGGAAGATCTGCTGCTTGGCAACTCTCACCCTCATGTGATCAATCTCGACCCTCCCAATGAGTACCATCCACCGGTTGGAGATAGTGAGGTACTGGCCGCTGCTGTGAATCCATCGATCGGGGAGACCCAACAACCGGTGGATGCATTAACACCATCCCAAGAAGAGACGAATGTGTTGGGCGTCACCGCACTTGCTGAACCGGATCGTCCCCGTACCCGTGGACGGCCAAAGGGGGCGAAACAGACCGGCATCACCAAGCTGAAGAAGCTCTACACCAACCTAACGGTCGAGGAGGAAGGCTACAAGTGTGACCTGAAGGACTGTGGCGTGCGGTTTCGCCAGCCGGATCGGCTCGACTACCACCGCAAGTGTCACGTGGTGGCGCCCGACAGCCCCAATCCCATCCACTGTCCGGAGTGTGGTTCGCTCGAGTTCCGCAACTGGAACACGCTGCACACCCATCTGTGGCGGGAGCACGCGATCGACATGGAGCTGTACGCTTGCCATCTGTGCAGCTTCAAGACGCCCGTCCTGTGCCGGCTGAACAACACGCACATGAAGATCCACTCCGAGGAGCGCAACTTCAAGTGTGCCATCTGTGGGAAAGCGTTCAAGAACAACAAGCAGCTGCGCAATCACCGCCGGTGGCATCGggaaccacagcagcagcagcagcagcagcaacagcaaccgcaACACCAAGAAGCACCCGTGTTGGAGGAGCAACAGCCGGTCAGTCAACCGCCACCGGTGGAAGAACCTCCCGCGATCGGCCCAACCCAATCGAACGATGCGTCCCAGGGCGACAAACCGAAAGCAAAACCCACCTCCATCCAGCAATCCACGATGAAGTGCGTCAAGTGTGGGCTGCGGTTCGCGGGCAAACGGCAGCTAAGGACGCACATGGACGCAAAGCATCCCACCGAGGCGGGCGAGCCGGGGTCGACGGAGGTGAGCGCCGCCAAGCATCGCTGCCTACTGTGCGGTATGGTGTTCCGGACGCGCTACCTGCTCCAGTCACACGCGGCCAAGCACTCGGACGAGAAGCGGTTCAAGTGTGAGCATTGCGAGTACACCACCAACGACCACAACGCGTTCCGGCGGCACAAGATGCGCCACAGCACCAAGGGTGGCCATATGTACAAGTGCAGCTACTGCGATTACAGCAGCATCCAGAGCACGACCTACCGGAAGCACCTGGAGCGAATGCATGCGGAGGTCGCCTCGGCCCTGCTGTACAAGTGTGCCAAGTGTCCGTTCGTGTCGATCAGCGAGGCCAAGTATCAGCTGCATCGGACGAAACACCAGGAGGAGGGAGGGGAAGCGCGAGAGAGACCGGCGGCACTGGGGGTGGAACCGGTGCAGGAGAACGACcctgagcagcagcagcgacagtgcGAAAGCGTTAACTCGGACGTGGTGAttgtggagcagcagcagcagcgggatgCCGTGGCGGACGGGTTAAGTGCGTCACCGATGGATGTGGAGCTGCTGGGCGGGGATGCAGCTGGCGGGGGTCTACAAATCATTCAGCATCCCATCATCCGGCCGGCAATGTTTGCGAACAATTTCTCCAAGGTGGACAACTTCTACGGCTATCAACCGGCCCAGCAGCATGGTCAGCCCTTCGCGCCTTCGCCACGTGGTATGTGCCCTTCTCCGCAAGTGTCTTGTGCGGTCGGTTTGATGCCTACGCCAACCACTCCCATTCCTGTGCCAGTGTCCGGTCAGCTAGTAACCGAGCAGCACGAGTACGTGCATCTAACTAACGCAGTAACCGGCGATGTCCTAATGAGGGAGCTTAATTAG
- the LOC120902524 gene encoding uncharacterized protein LOC120902524, with amino-acid sequence MGNNLTEQMDMEPAQDMDPLAIDSDTIKFSEVYIKTEIFPSEEDDDPSYCGEPQHILPVSADIQLKEEDISEDDEAGSMYPDSVDAFEPFSIVGGKQQYSKGMCSSCSTLNRYSTPPNETPMEREQRIRRKYHTFHRILKLPDEVRDQKWACRCPPELGSSAIRKQLSRCVEDHKHFRSYISRYDTPPRESKHERNRRIARKNQAIYMYRQKMRSNGIVYTMKSKSDKSSNSTARAHDREEYLSNDSVASAPTLNKKNNSIAQMSSKMRWKSMHPSERWLLSGYETPPDETKEERKRRLDRRNQAICRYRRKLKLTGKMQTKKSNNDKTCTFNNTAVASDDEEDMGNNSDTSNSDEEDSKYTHLSEPPLPSGYETPPEETKEERRRRLARKNQAMYLYRKKLKLFGKLQAKKLENDKSCAIANSEVASNVEEDLTNYSETLKTEQQINNIIIQLPSKECAKKTHLVKPPLLSGYETPPEETKKERRRRLVRKNQAIYWYRKKLRLIANNVHTTQSKNDKSSTSNNAHPSLRPLISGYETPPEETKEERKRRLARKHQAIYLYRKKLKLTRNALNNPHLSVRPQLSGYETPPDETKEERKRRLARKHQAIYLFRKKIRLTGKVQTKRSKNDKTCTTNNATLASDDYLVKNSQASKSSLVIKINSIAQLSSKKRSKNTHRPERPLISGYETPPNETKEERKRRLDRRNQAICRYRKKLRLTGNVLTIKSEKEETCTSNNSEMAASDNGEKEDLAVDSEASKSVLMKISSYADSSDEENSSKTNIFEPPLISGYETPPEESKEERRRRLARKSQAICRYRKKLRLAGILPTKISENDKSCTSYNSECASDDEKDLANGSGASRLKLEINNIITQVPSEKYSKNKYLFEPLLLSGYETPPNETKEERRRRLARKSQAICRYRKKLRLTGILPTRISENDKSCTSYNSEFAASDDEEDLVNDSGASNSKLGENNSITQVPSKEYSNKTNHFEPPLVSGYETPPEETREERRRRLARKSQAICRYRKKLRLTGNVNTTKSENDKNCASNNSEFAASDDDAEDLAVHSKSDDEYSNNARLFEPALVSGYETPPEESKEERRRRLARKSQAICRYRKKLRLAGILPTKISENDKSCTTYNSEFAPDDEEELANDSEASKSDEESSQNANLSDQLLVSGNENPPDAMKEELKQLRLTGSVQEKKLENENTYSYNNFQLASDDEEDLANESEVSKEHEEDSKYAHPSEPPLASGYETPPEETKEERRRRLARKNQAMYLYRKKLRLTSKSENDKTSTSNNAHLSVRPHICGYETPPDETKEERKRRIARRNQAIYRYRQMLKLTGNVHTTTSEDDKTSTSNNTHSSETRRNKSESEY; translated from the coding sequence TCGGAGGATGATGAAGCTGGTTCGATGTATCCGGATTCTGTTGACGCCTTCGAACCATTCTCTATTGTTGGTGGAAAACAGCAATATTCGAAAGGCATGTGCTCTAGTTGCTCTACTTTGAACAGATATTCTACTCCACCGAACGAAACACCAATGGAGAGAGAACAGCGAATTCGTCGAAAATATCATACCTTTCACCGTATTCTGAAGCTGCCTGACGAGGTTCGTGACCAGAAATGGGCGTGCCGTTGCCCGCCAGAGTTGGGTAGTAGTGCCATTAGAAAACAGCTTTCCCGGTGTGTTGAGGATCACAAACATTTCAGATCCTACATATCCAGATATGACACACCGCCAAGGGAGAGCAAGCACGAGCGAAATCGACGCATAGCCAGAAAGAATCAGGCGATTTACATGTATCGGCAAAAAATGCGGTCGAATGGTATCGTGTATACAATGAAATCCAAGAGCGACAAATCCTCCAATAGCACTGCACGTGCTCACGACAGGGAAGAATATTTGTCCAATGATTCCGTGGCATCAGCACCGACGctaaacaagaaaaacaacagtATCGCACAAATGTCTAGTAAAATGCGTTGGAAAAGCATGCATCCTTCCGAACGCTGGCTATTAAGCGGTTACGAAACTCCACCAGACGAAACGAAAGAAGAGCGAAAGCGACGACTAGATAGAAGGAATCAAGCAATATGTCGGTACCGGAGAAAACTCAAGCTAACTGGTAAGATGCAGAcaaagaaatcaaacaatgACAAAACATGTACATTTAATAATACTGCCGTTGCTTCTGATGATGAGGAAGATATGGGCAATAACTCCGATACATCAAATTCCGACGAAGAGGATTCGAAATACACTCATCTTTCCGAACCGCCGCTACCAAGCGGGTATGAAACCCCACCAGAGGAGACGAAAGAAGAGCGAAGGCGACGGCTGGCCAGAAAGAATCAAGCGATGTACTTGTACCGGAAAAAACTGAAGTTATTTGGTAAGTTACAGGCAAAGAAATTAGAGAATGACAAAAGCTGTGCCATTGCTAATTCTGAAGTTGCTTCTAATGTTGAAGAAGATTTAACCAATTACTCCGAGACACTAAAGACGGAACAGCAGATAAACAACATTATCATACAATTGCCCAGCAAAGAATGTGCAAAGAAAACGCATCTTGTCAAACCGCCGCTACTAAGCGGGTATGAGACTCCACCAgaggaaacgaaaaaagagCGAAGACGACGACTGGTCAGGAAGAATCAAgcaatttattggtatcgGAAAAAACTCAGGTTAATTGCTAACAACGTGCACACAACGCAATCCAAGAACGACAAAAGTAGTACCTCCAATAATGCGCATCCTTCCCTACGGCCTCTGATAAGCGGCTATGAAACTCCGCCAGAAGAGACGAAAGAAGAACGAAAGCGTCGACTAGCCAGAAAGCACCAAGCGATTTATTTGTATCGAAAAAAACTCAAACTAACTCGCAACGCGCTCAATAATCCTCATCTTTCCGTACGGCCGCAATTAAGCGGCTATGAAACTCCTCCAGATGAGACGAAAGAAGAGCGAAAGCGTCGACTAGCCAGAAAGCACCAAGCGATTTATTTGTTCCGGAAAAAAATCAGGCTAACTGGTAAAGTGCAGACAAAGAGATCCAAGAATGACAAAACTTGTACCACCAATAATGCTACACTAGCTTCTGATGATTATTTGGTCAAAAACTCCCAGGCATCGAAGTCGTCGTTAGTAATTAAAATCAACAGTATCGCGCAATTGTCTAGCAAAAAGCGTTCGAAAAACACGCATCGTCCAGAACGGCCGCTAATAAGCGGTTACGAAACTCcaccaaacgaaacgaaagaagaGCGAAAGCGACGACTAGACAGAAGGAATCAAGCGATATGTCGGTACCGAAAAAAACTCCGATTAACTGGCAATGTGCTCACAATAAAATCTGAGAAGGAAGAAACTTGTACCTCCAATAATTCTGAGATGGCTGCTTCTGATAATGGTGAAAAAGAAGATTTGGCCGTTGACTCTGAGGCATCGAAATCGGTACTAATGAAAATCAgcagttacgcggattcgtctGACGAAGAGAATTCGAGCAAAACGAATATTTTCGAACCACCGCTAATAAGCGGATATGAAACCCCACCAGAGGAGTCGAAAGAGGAGCGAAGGCGACGACTAGCGAGAAAGAGTCAAGCGATTTGCCGGTATCGGAAAAAGCTGAGGCTAGCTGGTATCTTGCCGACGAAGATATCAGAGAATGACAAAAGCTGTACCTCTTATAATTCAGAATGTGCTTCTGATGATGAAAAAGATTTGGCCAATGGCTCCGGGGCATCAAGATTGAAATTGGAGATAAACAACATTATCACGCAAGTGCCCAGCGAAAAATATTCGAAAAATAAGTATCTTTTCGAACCGTTGCTCCTAAGCGGGTATGAAACTCCACCAAACGAGACGAAAGAGGAGCGAAGGCGACGACTAGCGAGAAAGAGTCAAGCGATTTGTCGGTATCGGAAAAAGCTGAGGCTAACTGGTATCTTGCCGACGAGGATATCAGAGAATGACAAAAGCTGTACCTCATATAATTCTGAATTTGCTGCTTCTGATGATGAAGAAGATTTGGTCAATGACTCCGGGGCATCAAATTCGAAATTGGGGGAAAACAACAGTATCACACAAGTGCCCAGCAAAGAGTATTCGAACAAAACGAATCATTTCGAACCACCGCTAGTAAGTGGGTATGAAACTCCGCCAGAGGAGACGAGAGAGGAGCGAAGGCGACGACTGGCCAGAAAGAGTCAAGCGATATGTCGATACCGAAAAAAACTCAGATTAACTGGTAACGTGAACACAACGAAATCTGAGAACGACAAAAACTGTGCCTCCAATAATTCTGAATTTGCTGcttctgatgatgatgcagaaGATTTGGCCGTTCACTCCAAGTCTGACGATGAGTATTCGAATAACGCTCGTCTTTTCGAACCGGCCCTAGTAAGCGGGTATGAAACCCCACCAGAGGAGTCGAAAGAAGAGCGAAGGCGACGTCTAGCGAGAAAGAGTCAAGCGATTTGTCGGTATCGGAAAAAGCTGAGGCTAGCTGGTATCTTGCCGACGAAGATATCAGAGAATGACAAAAGCTGTACCACGTATAATTCTGAATTTGCTCctgatgatgaagaagaattGGCCAATGACTCCGAAGCATCAAAGTCTGATGAAGAGTCTTCGCAAAACGCGAATCTTTCCGACCAGCTGTTAGTAAGCGGAAATGAAAATCCGCCAGACGCGATGAAAGAAGAGCTAAAGCAACTCAGACTAACAGGTAGCGTGCAGGAAAAGAAATTAGAGAATGAAAATACCTATTCCTATAATAATTTTCAACTTGCTTCTGATGATGAAGAAGATTTGGCAAATGAATCAGAGGTATCAAAAGAACACGAAGAGGATTCGAAATATGCGCATCCTTCCGAACCACCGTTAGCAAGCGGGTATGAAACCCCACCAGAGGAGACGAAAGAAGAGCGAAGGCGACGGCTGGCCAGAAAGAATCAAGCGATGTACTTGTACCGGAAAAAACTCAGACTTACATCGAAATCTGAAAACGACAAAACCAGTACCTCCAATAACGCGCATCTTTCCGTACGTCCGCACATATGCGGCTATGAAACTCCGCCAGACGAGACGAAAGAAGAGCGAAAGCGACGAATAGCGAGAAGAAATCAAGCAATCTATCGGTACCGGCAAATGCTAAAGCTTACTGGCAATGTGCACACAACGACTTCCGAGGATGACAAAACCAGTACCTCCAATAACACGCATTCTTCCGAGACGAGACGAAATAAGAGCGAAAGCGAATATTAG